Genomic window (Candidatus Vicinibacter proximus):
TCCGTGCATTGAATTATCAAGGGGTAAGGAAGATTATCCCACGTTTGGAGACCTTCATTTTGATTTCAAATGGTGATCAAACAAAAGGATGTATGGTGGCAGGTATTGATCCTCCAATAGAAGAAAGCTTGACCCATTTTTCAAAAAAATTAATATCGGGAAATTTCTGGAAGGAAGAAAATAATGAGATCGTCCTCGCTTCCAGGCTTGCAGAAAAACTAAATGCAAATGTTGGAGATACCGTATTCCTGTTGGGTCAGGGATATCGGGAAAGTTTTGTTGCCGGAAAATTCAAAGTCTCTGGAATTATACATTTTGGTTCACCGGAACTTAATGCATCCATTGCATTTCTACCTCTTGGAGTTGCAAGAGAAATGCTTAATACCGGGCAAAACATTACAGCTTATATATTGGATTTAGAGGATCCGGAGAAGATGGAAATTTTGCAAAATGATCTGAAGGAAAGGATCCCTTCAGATTATGAAGTATTGTCCTGGAAGGAAATGATGCCGGAAATATCTGATCACATGAAGGCAGATGGAATGGGATATTATGTGATGATGGGAATCCTTTATCTGATCATCGTATTTGGAACTTTCGGGACTATTTTTATGATCACTGCAGAACGCAAATATGAATTTAGCATGTTACTTGCAATTGGCATGAAGAAGCGGATACTCACTTTTATTTTATTTGGAGAAATTCTTTTATTGGCATTTGGAGGCGCCATTTTAGGAATGTGTTTATCAATTCCCATAGTATTGTATCTTCAGGAATTTCCGATCCGTTTAGGAGGTGAATTTGGAAAGGCATTTGAGCAATATGGATTTGAACCGGTGTGGCCTGCACTTTTTGAATGGAATGTAATTTTTGAACAGTCATTGATTGTTTTAATTTTATCTGTGATCATAGGATTATATCCTGTCTGGCACGTGTTCAGATTTAAAGAAATTGGAAAAATCAGATTATGATGTTGTGGGTTTTGGCATGGAGAAATATATGGCGTAATAGGAAGCAGAGCTTTGTCTTGATGGCAGCGATTGCGATTGGTGTGTTGTGTGCATTGTTCATTGTGGCATTTTATTATGGTATGATTGACCAGCGTGTTAAAAGTGTCATACAAAATGAGATTTCTCATATTCAGATCCACCATCCTAAATTCAGAGAAGAGTTCGATCCAAAATATTTTATGGAAAACGCAGATTCCATCATGAAGATAATTCGGATGAATCCGGAAGTGTCTGCCGTCGCAGGAAGGATAAATATACAGGGCATTGTCGCTGCGACGGCAGGGAGCAGCGGAATCATGATTAACGGAGTGAATCCTGATGAAGAGAAAATACTTACCGGACTAAACAGAAAATTAATTTCTGGAAGTTATTTTGATGCAGCACAAAAGAACCCAGTACTTATCAGTGAACGATTGATGTCTAAACTCAAGGTAAAGGAAAATTCAAAAGTCGTTTTCACCTTTCAGAATGCAGAGGGAGAAGTGGTTTCTGCAGCGTTTAAAGTTACCGGGGTCTTTGCCACCAACAGCAAGCCCTATGACCTCGCAAATGTTTTTGTCGGTTTGCAAGATTTACAACAATTACAAGGGAAAGGAACAGAATTGAATGAAATTGCTATGAAGTTAAAGGACCATAGCAAAGTAGATGAATTGAAAAATAAATTTCAATTTAAATTTCCAGATACTAAAGTTGAAACCTGGATGGAAATTTCACCGGAGATGAAATTGCTGGTTGGTTCTTTCAATCAAAGTATGTACATCTATATGGGTATCATACTTCTTGCGCTTGCATTCGGCGTTACGAATACCATGCTAATGTCGGTGGTCCAGAGAACCCGAGAGTT
Coding sequences:
- a CDS encoding ABC transporter permease → MIYLLIWRNIWRNKRRTLITMASVAFTVFLAVTMKSMQTGVFENLIRNMVSYYSGYLQVHKSGYWDEKVLDNCFNSADSNLIRALNYQGVRKIIPRLETFILISNGDQTKGCMVAGIDPPIEESLTHFSKKLISGNFWKEENNEIVLASRLAEKLNANVGDTVFLLGQGYRESFVAGKFKVSGIIHFGSPELNASIAFLPLGVAREMLNTGQNITAYILDLEDPEKMEILQNDLKERIPSDYEVLSWKEMMPEISDHMKADGMGYYVMMGILYLIIVFGTFGTIFMITAERKYEFSMLLAIGMKKRILTFILFGEILLLAFGGAILGMCLSIPIVLYLQEFPIRLGGEFGKAFEQYGFEPVWPALFEWNVIFEQSLIVLILSVIIGLYPVWHVFRFKEIGKIRL
- a CDS encoding ABC transporter permease encodes the protein MMLWVLAWRNIWRNRKQSFVLMAAIAIGVLCALFIVAFYYGMIDQRVKSVIQNEISHIQIHHPKFREEFDPKYFMENADSIMKIIRMNPEVSAVAGRINIQGIVAATAGSSGIMINGVNPDEEKILTGLNRKLISGSYFDAAQKNPVLISERLMSKLKVKENSKVVFTFQNAEGEVVSAAFKVTGVFATNSKPYDLANVFVGLQDLQQLQGKGTELNEIAMKLKDHSKVDELKNKFQFKFPDTKVETWMEISPEMKLLVGSFNQSMYIYMGIILLALAFGVTNTMLMSVVQRTREFGMLLAFGMKKSKIFNMVMLETFLLTLCGLPLGFLMATIGIAYTHQHGINLSIYKDTMESFGYDLIVYPEITYRHMITLLILVFILVFISALGPARRALSFNPIEALRKI